The sequence CCCAGAAACCGTAATCATGTTCAGTGCCCAACGCGCCCAGCAACAACGGCCCCGACAGTTGGCTCAACGCATAGCTGCTGCCATACAGCGCCACCAACCGGCCACGCCAGTGCTCGACCACCAGCTGATTGATCCAGCTCTCGCCGAGGATGAACACGATAGTCAGGATCACGCCGATCATCAGGCGCAGCACCAGCCAGATCGGATAGCTCGGCAACAGCGCCAGCAAACCGATCGACAATGCCCCAGCCCACAGGCACAGGCGCATCAGGTTCGCCGTGCCAAAGCGCGCCGCCAAATGGCTGGAAATCTTCGCGCCCAACAACACGCCAATCGCCGGCATCGCTGCCATTACACCGATGGCGAAGGAACCGTAACCCCAGCCTTCCAGGCGCAACGACACCAACGGCATGCTGACCCCCAGGGCCAGACCGACACTCAAGACAGACGCCAACACGGCGAAATACGTCGCCCACCGCATGTTCCACGCTCCTGTGGATAATTATTTTTAGAGACCACATCAAACAAATGTGGGAGCGAGCCTGCTCGCGAAAGCGGTTTCACATTCAGCACATGGGCTGACTGATACACCGCTTTCGCGAGCAGGCTCGCTCCCACAGGGATCTGCCTCGTCTGGAGGATCTGCTCTTGCGAACAGACCCTCCTAACGGCTTACAGCTTGATCCACGTCGCCTTCAGCTCGGTGTACTTGTCGAACGCGTGCAGCGACTTGTCGCGGCCGTTGCCCGACTGTTTGAAGCCGCCGAACGGCGCAGTCATGTCGCCGCCGTCGTACTGATTGACCCACACGCTGCCGGCACGCAGCGCCTTGGCGGTCAGATGAGCCTTGGAGATGTCCTGGGTCCAGACTGCAGCGGCCAAACCGTAAGGCGTGTCGTTGGCGATCTGGATGGCTTCTTCAGCGGTATCGAAAGCGATGACCGACAGCACCGGGCCGAAGATCTCTTCCTGAGCGATCTTCATCGCGTTGCTCACACCGTCGAAAATAGTCGGCTCAACGTAAGTGCCGCCGGTTTCCTGAAGGATGCGCTTACCGCCAGCCACCAGTTTGGCGCCATCGCTGTGGCCGGACTCGATGTACGACAGCACGGTGTTCATCTGTTGGGTATCCACCAGCGCACCAACGTTGGTCGCCGGATCCAGCGGATTGCCCGGCTTCCAGGCTTTCAACGCCTCGATCACCATCGGCAAGAACTTGTCTTTGATGGAACGCTCGACCAGCAGACGCGAACCGGCGGTGCAGACTTCGCCCTGGTTGAAGGCGATTGCGCTGGCAGCGGATTCGGCAGCGGCTTGCAGATCCGGGGCATCGGCAAAGACGATGTTCGGACTCTTGCCGCCGGCTTCCAGCCAGACACGCTTCATGTTCGATTCGCCGGAGTAGATCATCAGTTGCTTGGCGATCTTGGTCGAACCGGTGAACACCAGTGTGTCGACGTCGTTGTGCAGGGCCAGCGCCTTGCCAACGGTATGACCATAACCCGGCAGCACGTTGAGCACGCCTTTCGGAATACCCGCTTCAACCGCCAGTGCGGCGATGCGGATGGCGGTCAGCGGGGATTTTTCCGACGGTTTGAGGATCACCGAGTTACCGGTCGACAGCGCCGGGCCGAGTTTCCAGCAGGCCATCATCAACGGGAAGTTCCACGGCACGATGGCACCGACAACGCCCACCGGCTCGCGGGTCACCAGACCCAGTTGATCGTGCGGCGTGGCCGCGACTTCGTCGTAAATCTTGTCGATCGCTTCACCGCTCCAGCTCAGCGCTTGCGCCGCGCCCGGAACGTCGATGTACAGCGAATCGCTGATCGGCTTGCCCATGTCGAGGGTTTCAAGCAGGGCCAGTTCTTCGGCGTGCTGCTTGAGCAGGCCGGCAAAACGGATCATGGTGGCTTTGCGTTTGGTCGGCGCCAGGCGCGACCAGACGCCGGAATTGAACGTGGCGCGGGCGTTCTCAACAGCGCGTTGGGCGTCGGCGGCGTCACAGCTGGCAATCTTGCCGAGCAGACGGCCATCGACCGGGCTGATGCACTCGAAGGTCTCGCCGGAGACGGCGTCGGTGTATTCGCCATTGAGGTAGGCGCGGCCTTCGATTTTCAGGTCGCGGGCGCGTTGTTCCCAGTCGGCACGAGTCAGGGTGGTCATTTCGAGTGTCCTCCGCTTGTTGAATACGAGCGCCGCGCGATCTTCGCCAGCGTCCTCAGGAATTCTGCCCGGCCAGCCGGTTTTTTCGGCCAGAGGCACCCGCCACCCTAAACCAGCGGCCGGGGTTGTTTCAATATATTTGACATAAGGTGGCCATACGGCCTTGCGGTGTTGATTTTAATCAACATAGACTTTGGGCCTTTCCAGCCAATCGCGCCGTATTCACGGGGGATAACAACAATGAACATCCAGAACGTCGTCGACATCAGCCTCACCAGCAGCGAAGCCGAACGCTATCGTCCGGACCCGGCGAAAGTGCTCAAGGGTGATCCTGAGCAAGCGGTGTTCCATCAGTACGAAAGCCCTTGCGGGCAGATGGGCGTCGGCGTGTGGGAAGGTGCGGTCGGGCAGTGGACGGTGAATTACACCGAGCATGAGTACTGCGAAATCCTGCAGGGGGTTTCGGTGCTGCGTGACAGCGATGGCAATGCCAAGACCTTGCGTGTGGGCGACCGGTTTGTGATTCCGGCGGGGTTTCGTGGCACTTGGGAAGTGCTTGAGGCTTGCCGCAAGATCTATGTGATCTTTGAACAGAAGGCTTGAGGATTTTCGCTGGCTGATCCGGCCCTATCGCGAGCAGGCTCACTCCTACAGGTGACCGCATTCAAATGTAGGAGTGAGCCTGCTCGCGAGGGGGCCAGAACAGGAAACACAAAATCCGAGGCAACAAAAAAGGCCCATATCGTGAGATACGGGCCTTTTTCGTAAGTCGGGAAAAATCAATTACTTGATTTTGCCTTCCTTGTAGATCACGTGCTTGCGAACAACCGGATCATATTTCTTGATCTCGATTTTGTCCGGGGTAGTACGCTTGTTCTTGTCGGTAGTGTAGAAGTGACCAGTACCGGCGCTCGAGATCAAACGAATCAATTCACGCATGATTAGCTCCCTTAAATCTTGCCATCGCGGCGAAGTTCGGCGAGCACGACAGTGATGCCACGCTTGTCGATGATACGCATGCCTTTGGCAGATACGCGCAGACGCACAAAACGTTTCTCTTCTTCAACCCAGAAGCGGTGATGCTGCAGGTTCGGCAGGAAACGACGACGGGTTTTGTTGTTTGCGTGGGAAATGTTATTCCCAGTCACCGGACCCTTACCGGTAACTTGACATACTCTCGACA comes from Pseudomonas sp. RU47 and encodes:
- the rpmB gene encoding 50S ribosomal protein L28; translated protein: MSRVCQVTGKGPVTGNNISHANNKTRRRFLPNLQHHRFWVEEEKRFVRLRVSAKGMRIIDKRGITVVLAELRRDGKI
- a CDS encoding cupin domain-containing protein, coding for MNIQNVVDISLTSSEAERYRPDPAKVLKGDPEQAVFHQYESPCGQMGVGVWEGAVGQWTVNYTEHEYCEILQGVSVLRDSDGNAKTLRVGDRFVIPAGFRGTWEVLEACRKIYVIFEQKA
- the rpmG gene encoding 50S ribosomal protein L33 codes for the protein MRELIRLISSAGTGHFYTTDKNKRTTPDKIEIKKYDPVVRKHVIYKEGKIK
- a CDS encoding aldehyde dehydrogenase; translated protein: MTTLTRADWEQRARDLKIEGRAYLNGEYTDAVSGETFECISPVDGRLLGKIASCDAADAQRAVENARATFNSGVWSRLAPTKRKATMIRFAGLLKQHAEELALLETLDMGKPISDSLYIDVPGAAQALSWSGEAIDKIYDEVAATPHDQLGLVTREPVGVVGAIVPWNFPLMMACWKLGPALSTGNSVILKPSEKSPLTAIRIAALAVEAGIPKGVLNVLPGYGHTVGKALALHNDVDTLVFTGSTKIAKQLMIYSGESNMKRVWLEAGGKSPNIVFADAPDLQAAAESAASAIAFNQGEVCTAGSRLLVERSIKDKFLPMVIEALKAWKPGNPLDPATNVGALVDTQQMNTVLSYIESGHSDGAKLVAGGKRILQETGGTYVEPTIFDGVSNAMKIAQEEIFGPVLSVIAFDTAEEAIQIANDTPYGLAAAVWTQDISKAHLTAKALRAGSVWVNQYDGGDMTAPFGGFKQSGNGRDKSLHAFDKYTELKATWIKL